The genomic stretch CGTCGAGCGCCGCTCGGGTCAGGGCTCGGCTTCCGCCGACTCGACGAAGCTCGTGCAGACGCACGTGCGCCACATCTTGCTGCGTGTCGGTGACGGCATGTCGGAGCCGCAAGCACGCCAGAAGCTGTTGGAAATCCGCCAGGAAATCGAAGCGGGCCAAGGCGACTTCGACAAGTTCGCGCGCACGTATTCGCAGGACGGCTCGGCGTCGCAGGGTGGCGATCTGGGCTGGATCAGCCCGGGCGAAACGGTCCCGGAGTTCGAGCGGGCGATGAATTCGCTGCAGGACAACCAGATCAGCCAGCCTGTGCGAAGCGAGTACGGCTACCACCTGATCCAGGTGCTCGGCCGCCGGGAAGCGGAGGGCTCGGTCTCTCAGCAGATGGATCTGGCGCGTCAGGCGATCGGCCAGCGCAAGGCGGAACAGGCCTATGCCGACTGGCTGCGTGAACTGCGTGACACCGCATATGTCGATTACAAGGTAGGCCCGGTCACGGGCACATCCGCGGACAACACCGCGCAATAACCTCTGGAATCGTCATGATCGCTGCCCAGCCCTCGAACGACCCGCTTCACATCGCGATCACCACGGGCGAGCCGGCTGGCGTCGGTCCTGAACTGACGGCACAGGCGCTCGCAGCGGCGGGCGCACATTGGCCGGACGCGCGCTTCTCGGTGCTCGGCGACAGCGCTCTGATGGACGAGCGTGCGAAGGCCGTCGGCGTCGACTGGGCCGCGCAGCAGGGCCGTCGCATTGCCATGCAGCATCATGCGCTTGCCGTGCCGGCGCTGGCCGGGAAGCTGGATGCACAGAACGGCCCGTATGTGCTCGGGCTGCTCGATGCGGCTATCGATGGCGCGCTGGCGGGTACGTTCGACGCTATCGTCACCGCGCCGCTGCAGAAGAGCACGATCAACGATGCCGGCGTGCCGTTCACCGGCCACACCGAATATCTGGCGGAGCGCACGGGGACGCCGCATGTCGTGATGATGCTGGCGGGCACAGGCGCAAGGCCGCTGCGCGTCGCGCTGGCGACTACGCATCTGCCGCTGAAGGACGTGTCGGCGGCGTTGACGGTCGACGGCATCGCCGACACGCTGCGCATCATCGATCACGACTTGCGTCGCCATTTTGGCCTGCCCGCGCCGCGCATTCTCGTCACGGGTCTGAATCCTCACGCGGGCGAGAACGGCTATCTCGGGCGCGAGGAAATCGATGTGATCTCGCCCGCGCTGCGACTGG from Paraburkholderia phymatum STM815 encodes the following:
- the pdxA gene encoding 4-hydroxythreonine-4-phosphate dehydrogenase PdxA, whose amino-acid sequence is MIAAQPSNDPLHIAITTGEPAGVGPELTAQALAAAGAHWPDARFSVLGDSALMDERAKAVGVDWAAQQGRRIAMQHHALAVPALAGKLDAQNGPYVLGLLDAAIDGALAGTFDAIVTAPLQKSTINDAGVPFTGHTEYLAERTGTPHVVMMLAGTGARPLRVALATTHLPLKDVSAALTVDGIADTLRIIDHDLRRHFGLPAPRILVTGLNPHAGENGYLGREEIDVISPALRLANGQGIDARGPYPADTLFQPRYLNEADCVLAMFHDQGLPVLKYATFGEGINVTLGLPIIRTSVDHGTALDLAGTGRADAGSLIAAIDTAVFMARNRRAA